From Ammospiza caudacuta isolate bAmmCau1 chromosome 31, bAmmCau1.pri, whole genome shotgun sequence, one genomic window encodes:
- the TAMALIN gene encoding protein TAMALIN isoform X2: MTLRRRRQRRRLRPKDDAAPAAVPESPGPAELYRALAAAGGTLPRVRKDTGFKWASPSQSPEEHRKVVTLQKKAEESFGFEIQDSNSVEMFTFVCRVHGGSPAEAAGLKAGDTITGVNGLNVEGIRHREIVEIIKSSGNVLRLDTLYGTSIRRAELEARLQYLKQTLYEKWGEFRSLMVQEQRLVRGVVAKDPSIYDTLESIRWCLQGEALPGGSSRASGSDDSLYQTCVFASSSSLNGDNDGDKDKDEDIGGPAPPPPRPRPALGRSSSLRCPGPPGAAGKFWARAGDPGDGAAAVPRKNRHSSFRQRLLKFIPGLNRALEEEESHL, encoded by the exons atgaccctgcggcggcggcggcagcggcggcggctgcggccgAAGGACGATGCGGCACCGGCGGCGGTCCCGGagagccccgggcccgccgAGCTGTACCGAGCGCTGGCGGCGGCCGGCGGGACCCTGCCCCGTGTGCGCAAG GACACTGGGTTCAAGTGGGCATCACCCAGCCAGTCCCCGGAGGAGCACAG gaaGGTGGTGACGCTGCAGAAGAAGGCAGAGGAATCCTTTGGCTTCGAGATCCAG GACAGCAACAGCGTGGAGATGTTCACCTTCGTGTGCCGCGTGCACGGCGGGAGCCCGGCCGAGGCCGCGGGGCTCAAGGCTG GGGACACCATCACGGGCGTCAACGGGCTCAACGTGGAGGGAATCCGGCACCGGGAGATCGTGGAGATCATCAAGAGCTCAGGGAATGTTCTCCG GCTCGACACTCTCTATGGCACATCCATcaggagggctgagctggaggcaCGGCTGCAGTACCTGAAG CAAACCCTCTACGAGAAATGGGGCGAGTTTCGCTCGCTGATGGTGCAGGAGCAGCGGCTGGTGCGGG GCGTGGTGGCCAAGGACCCCAGCATCTACGACACGCTGGAGTCCATCCGCTGGTGCCTGCAGGGGGAGGCATTGCCGGGGGGCTCCTCCCGAGCCAGCGGCAGCGATGACTCCCTGTACCAGACCTGCGTCTTCgcctcctccagctccctgaaCGGCGACAATGATGGTGACAAGGACAAGGATGAGGACATCGGGGGTcccgcgccccctcccccgcgcccccggcccgctCTGGGTCGCAGCTCCAGCCTCAGGTGTCCGGGGCCACCGGGGGCTGCGGGGAAGTTTTGGGCCCGGGCCGGGGATCCCGGGGACGGAGCCGCCGCCGTCCCCCGCAAGAACCGGCACAGCAGCTTCCGCCAGCGGCTGCTCAAGTTCATCCCGGGGCTCAACCGGgcgctggaggaggaggagagtcACCTCTAA
- the TAMALIN gene encoding protein TAMALIN isoform X1 yields MTLRRRRQRRRLRPKDDAAPAAVPESPGPAELYRALAAAGGTLPRVRKDTGFKWASPSQSPEEHRKVVTLQKKAEESFGFEIQTYGLHHQDSNSVEMFTFVCRVHGGSPAEAAGLKAGDTITGVNGLNVEGIRHREIVEIIKSSGNVLRLDTLYGTSIRRAELEARLQYLKQTLYEKWGEFRSLMVQEQRLVRGVVAKDPSIYDTLESIRWCLQGEALPGGSSRASGSDDSLYQTCVFASSSSLNGDNDGDKDKDEDIGGPAPPPPRPRPALGRSSSLRCPGPPGAAGKFWARAGDPGDGAAAVPRKNRHSSFRQRLLKFIPGLNRALEEEESHL; encoded by the exons atgaccctgcggcggcggcggcagcggcggcggctgcggccgAAGGACGATGCGGCACCGGCGGCGGTCCCGGagagccccgggcccgccgAGCTGTACCGAGCGCTGGCGGCGGCCGGCGGGACCCTGCCCCGTGTGCGCAAG GACACTGGGTTCAAGTGGGCATCACCCAGCCAGTCCCCGGAGGAGCACAG gaaGGTGGTGACGCTGCAGAAGAAGGCAGAGGAATCCTTTGGCTTCGAGATCCAG ACCTACGGGCTGCACCACCAGGACAGCAACAGCGTGGAGATGTTCACCTTCGTGTGCCGCGTGCACGGCGGGAGCCCGGCCGAGGCCGCGGGGCTCAAGGCTG GGGACACCATCACGGGCGTCAACGGGCTCAACGTGGAGGGAATCCGGCACCGGGAGATCGTGGAGATCATCAAGAGCTCAGGGAATGTTCTCCG GCTCGACACTCTCTATGGCACATCCATcaggagggctgagctggaggcaCGGCTGCAGTACCTGAAG CAAACCCTCTACGAGAAATGGGGCGAGTTTCGCTCGCTGATGGTGCAGGAGCAGCGGCTGGTGCGGG GCGTGGTGGCCAAGGACCCCAGCATCTACGACACGCTGGAGTCCATCCGCTGGTGCCTGCAGGGGGAGGCATTGCCGGGGGGCTCCTCCCGAGCCAGCGGCAGCGATGACTCCCTGTACCAGACCTGCGTCTTCgcctcctccagctccctgaaCGGCGACAATGATGGTGACAAGGACAAGGATGAGGACATCGGGGGTcccgcgccccctcccccgcgcccccggcccgctCTGGGTCGCAGCTCCAGCCTCAGGTGTCCGGGGCCACCGGGGGCTGCGGGGAAGTTTTGGGCCCGGGCCGGGGATCCCGGGGACGGAGCCGCCGCCGTCCCCCGCAAGAACCGGCACAGCAGCTTCCGCCAGCGGCTGCTCAAGTTCATCCCGGGGCTCAACCGGgcgctggaggaggaggagagtcACCTCTAA
- the TAMALIN gene encoding protein TAMALIN isoform X3, with the protein MRHRRRSRRAPGPPSCTERWRRPAGPCPVCARKVVTLQKKAEESFGFEIQTYGLHHQDSNSVEMFTFVCRVHGGSPAEAAGLKAGDTITGVNGLNVEGIRHREIVEIIKSSGNVLRLDTLYGTSIRRAELEARLQYLKQTLYEKWGEFRSLMVQEQRLVRGVVAKDPSIYDTLESIRWCLQGEALPGGSSRASGSDDSLYQTCVFASSSSLNGDNDGDKDKDEDIGGPAPPPPRPRPALGRSSSLRCPGPPGAAGKFWARAGDPGDGAAAVPRKNRHSSFRQRLLKFIPGLNRALEEEESHL; encoded by the exons ATGCGGCACCGGCGGCGGTCCCGGagagccccgggcccgccgAGCTGTACCGAGCGCTGGCGGCGGCCGGCGGGACCCTGCCCCGTGTGCGCAAG gaaGGTGGTGACGCTGCAGAAGAAGGCAGAGGAATCCTTTGGCTTCGAGATCCAG ACCTACGGGCTGCACCACCAGGACAGCAACAGCGTGGAGATGTTCACCTTCGTGTGCCGCGTGCACGGCGGGAGCCCGGCCGAGGCCGCGGGGCTCAAGGCTG GGGACACCATCACGGGCGTCAACGGGCTCAACGTGGAGGGAATCCGGCACCGGGAGATCGTGGAGATCATCAAGAGCTCAGGGAATGTTCTCCG GCTCGACACTCTCTATGGCACATCCATcaggagggctgagctggaggcaCGGCTGCAGTACCTGAAG CAAACCCTCTACGAGAAATGGGGCGAGTTTCGCTCGCTGATGGTGCAGGAGCAGCGGCTGGTGCGGG GCGTGGTGGCCAAGGACCCCAGCATCTACGACACGCTGGAGTCCATCCGCTGGTGCCTGCAGGGGGAGGCATTGCCGGGGGGCTCCTCCCGAGCCAGCGGCAGCGATGACTCCCTGTACCAGACCTGCGTCTTCgcctcctccagctccctgaaCGGCGACAATGATGGTGACAAGGACAAGGATGAGGACATCGGGGGTcccgcgccccctcccccgcgcccccggcccgctCTGGGTCGCAGCTCCAGCCTCAGGTGTCCGGGGCCACCGGGGGCTGCGGGGAAGTTTTGGGCCCGGGCCGGGGATCCCGGGGACGGAGCCGCCGCCGTCCCCCGCAAGAACCGGCACAGCAGCTTCCGCCAGCGGCTGCTCAAGTTCATCCCGGGGCTCAACCGGgcgctggaggaggaggagagtcACCTCTAA